The following are encoded together in the Ignisphaera sp. genome:
- a CDS encoding sugar ABC transporter ATP-binding protein: MSEKGVILSAENIWKRFPGVVAVRNVSMKVREAEILGLVGENGAGKSTLLKVLAGVIRKDSGKITWLGRAVEFSSPLEALKHGIMYIPQDIVLVWNLSLAENIFLGTEKGWMFRLKSESEEIEIARQLFKELGIDIDPRIKGKNVGAAVAQITLIARALYFKAKLIAFDEPTSALGPFEVEQLLKLMLKLKSMGISIIFVSHKIEEVMRVADRILVMRDGEIVKEFWKEHFDLNEIIRAMIAREVKEFFPKEYVEIGDKVLEVRNLSDATGFIKNVSFYVRRGEILGIYGIVGSGRTEMAQTLIGYRPKVSGEIILNGRPIDIRKPSDAIANGIVYLPEDWRQALVYLMSIKENISLPIVSSLKLFEMGLMSPVDLRKEYQITNSFIERLRIVPRDPHRKTMYLSGGNRQKVAIAKLLAAGAKVLILDEPTHGVDVGAKVEIRKLMVEAAKEGKAVILISSELPEVLNMSDRILVMKNGTIVAEFNKDEATEQKVAEVAIIYRNKI; the protein is encoded by the coding sequence TTGAGCGAGAAAGGAGTTATTTTATCGGCTGAAAATATTTGGAAGAGATTTCCGGGCGTTGTTGCTGTAAGGAATGTTTCTATGAAGGTTAGAGAGGCCGAGATTCTAGGGCTCGTTGGAGAAAATGGTGCAGGGAAGTCAACTCTCCTAAAAGTTTTGGCAGGCGTTATAAGGAAGGATAGTGGCAAAATAACTTGGCTTGGAAGAGCAGTTGAATTTTCGTCTCCGTTGGAGGCGCTGAAACATGGTATTATGTATATACCACAAGATATTGTATTAGTTTGGAACTTGTCTTTGGCGGAGAACATATTTCTTGGTACTGAGAAAGGCTGGATGTTTCGTCTAAAGTCAGAGTCTGAGGAGATAGAGATTGCACGTCAATTGTTTAAGGAACTTGGTATAGATATTGACCCAAGGATCAAGGGAAAGAATGTTGGAGCTGCAGTAGCTCAAATAACATTGATTGCTAGGGCGCTGTATTTCAAGGCAAAGCTGATTGCCTTTGATGAACCCACATCAGCTCTAGGACCCTTTGAAGTAGAGCAGCTACTAAAGTTAATGTTGAAGTTAAAGTCAATGGGGATATCAATAATTTTCGTTAGTCACAAGATTGAAGAGGTTATGAGGGTTGCTGATAGAATACTTGTTATGAGAGATGGAGAGATAGTTAAGGAGTTTTGGAAAGAGCATTTCGATTTAAATGAGATTATAAGGGCTATGATAGCTAGAGAAGTTAAAGAGTTTTTCCCAAAGGAATACGTAGAGATAGGTGATAAGGTTCTTGAGGTTAGAAACCTCTCTGATGCAACTGGATTCATAAAGAATGTGTCATTCTATGTTAGAAGAGGGGAGATACTGGGAATTTACGGAATTGTCGGCTCTGGAAGAACAGAGATGGCACAGACTCTGATAGGCTATAGACCCAAGGTATCAGGCGAAATCATTTTGAATGGCAGGCCCATAGATATAAGAAAGCCCTCTGATGCAATTGCGAATGGCATTGTCTACCTACCCGAGGATTGGAGACAGGCCTTGGTATATCTCATGAGTATCAAAGAGAATATATCACTTCCGATAGTCAGTTCTCTAAAATTGTTTGAAATGGGTCTAATGTCACCAGTTGACTTGAGAAAAGAGTATCAAATTACCAACTCCTTTATTGAGAGGCTCAGAATTGTTCCAAGAGATCCTCATAGAAAAACGATGTATCTTAGTGGAGGAAACAGGCAAAAAGTTGCCATAGCAAAGCTCTTGGCTGCTGGAGCAAAGGTTTTAATACTTGATGAACCTACCCATGGTGTTGATGTAGGGGCAAAGGTAGAAATTAGAAAGCTCATGGTTGAAGCGGCCAAAGAGGGCAAAGCAGTAATCCTAATATCTTCAGAACTTCCAGAGGTTCTGAATATGAGTGATAGAATACTTGTTATGAAAAATGGTACTATTGTTGCAGAGTTTAATAAAGATGAAGCAACAGAGCAGAAGGTTGCAGAGGTTGCAATAATATATAGGAATAAAATATAG
- a CDS encoding ABC transporter ATP-binding protein, translated as MSAPLIELENTRAYYRQVIGPIQRTIRAVDGVSLKVFEREIIGIVGESGCGKSTLANVIMMNIRPPLLFIGGSVKLFTGNSFLELQKLDKEALKEKIWGREIALIPQAALNALMPTLRIRRIILDVVKSHDPNVDEDEVIGLALKRFKEIGLPEIAINMYPFELSGGMRQRAVIAIATLLNPRLLIADEPTSALDVVTQKMVLKTFLDVYNKNIIKSIIFITHDIATVRQLATRIVVMYAGKIVEDGSVEDVVGKPLHPYTDGLMGSVLTPEEEIRKRGLRYIPGQPPDLSNPPPGCRFHPRCPFAMDVCRREEPPLVEVEKNRFVACWLYAKK; from the coding sequence ATGAGCGCTCCCTTAATTGAGCTTGAAAATACAAGGGCTTACTATAGGCAGGTGATAGGGCCTATTCAGAGAACTATTAGAGCTGTAGATGGGGTTTCTTTAAAAGTCTTCGAAAGAGAAATTATTGGCATTGTTGGCGAAAGTGGCTGCGGAAAATCAACTTTAGCAAATGTTATTATGATGAATATTAGACCTCCCCTTTTATTTATTGGCGGATCTGTCAAACTATTCACAGGAAATAGTTTTTTAGAGCTTCAAAAACTTGATAAAGAAGCTTTGAAGGAGAAGATATGGGGAAGAGAAATTGCTTTAATTCCTCAAGCTGCTTTGAATGCATTAATGCCCACACTAAGGATTAGAAGAATAATTTTAGATGTTGTAAAATCCCACGATCCCAATGTAGATGAAGATGAAGTTATTGGACTTGCTTTAAAGAGATTCAAGGAGATAGGATTACCCGAAATAGCTATAAATATGTATCCATTCGAGCTTTCTGGTGGTATGAGGCAAAGAGCTGTTATAGCAATTGCAACCCTTTTAAATCCAAGGCTTCTTATAGCCGATGAACCTACATCAGCACTTGATGTTGTTACACAGAAAATGGTTCTGAAGACGTTCTTGGATGTTTACAACAAAAATATTATAAAGAGCATTATATTTATAACGCATGATATTGCTACAGTAAGGCAACTTGCTACAAGAATAGTTGTTATGTATGCAGGTAAAATAGTTGAGGACGGATCCGTCGAAGATGTTGTGGGAAAACCTCTACACCCATATACAGATGGGTTAATGGGCTCTGTGTTAACGCCCGAGGAAGAAATTAGAAAAAGAGGACTGAGGTATATTCCAGGACAGCCACCAGATCTATCTAATCCGCCACCTGGCTGTAGGTTTCATCCTAGGTGTCCGTTTGCTATGGATGTTTGTAGGAGGGAGGAGCCTCCTTTGGTAGAGGTTGAGAAAAACCGTTTTGTTGCGTGTTGGCTCTATGCAAAAAAGTAG
- a CDS encoding ATP-binding cassette domain-containing protein, whose translation MPLVEVRGLTKVYEAGFIRKRRIVAVDNVSFDIREGEIVSLVGESGSGKTTTAKILLRLLPPTSGVVKFQGKDIWREINSKDELRDYWKKVHAVFQDPYASYNSFYTVDRVLNQALNLIGIDPRSNEGKKLVREALSYVGLVPDDVLGKYPHQLSGGQRQRLMIARCWLLKPKLILADEPVSMIDASMRGAIIKLFMNLRDDYGTSTVFITHDMGLAYYVSDRILVMYKGKIVDEGPPDEIVKSPKHEYTKLLLSSVPTLYRKWKWE comes from the coding sequence ATGCCCCTAGTTGAAGTTAGAGGCTTGACAAAGGTATATGAGGCAGGGTTTATAAGAAAGAGAAGGATTGTTGCAGTTGATAATGTATCTTTTGACATCAGAGAAGGAGAAATAGTTTCACTTGTTGGGGAGAGTGGTTCAGGAAAAACAACAACTGCAAAAATTCTTCTGAGGCTGTTGCCACCAACAAGTGGTGTTGTAAAGTTTCAGGGAAAGGATATATGGAGAGAGATAAATTCGAAAGACGAGTTAAGGGACTATTGGAAAAAAGTTCATGCTGTCTTTCAAGATCCTTACGCAAGTTATAATTCATTTTACACTGTTGATAGAGTTTTGAACCAGGCTCTGAATCTAATAGGCATAGATCCGAGATCTAATGAGGGTAAAAAACTTGTTAGAGAAGCACTATCATATGTAGGGCTTGTGCCTGATGATGTGCTTGGGAAATATCCCCACCAGCTTTCAGGAGGCCAGAGACAAAGGCTCATGATTGCGCGTTGCTGGCTTCTAAAGCCAAAGCTTATATTAGCTGATGAGCCGGTATCAATGATAGATGCTTCAATGAGAGGAGCGATAATAAAATTATTCATGAATTTGCGAGATGACTATGGAACATCCACAGTATTTATAACACATGACATGGGACTAGCATATTACGTATCTGATAGAATCCTTGTTATGTACAAAGGTAAAATAGTTGATGAAGGACCTCCGGATGAGATAGTTAAGAGTCCAAAGCACGAATATACAAAGCTCTTATTGAGTAGTGTTCCAACACTTTATAGGAAGTGGAAGTGGGAATAG
- the nrdD gene encoding anaerobic ribonucleoside-triphosphate reductase: protein MSRQSLIEEYLNGSEWAVRDNANVPISISGLMAHVLGSAIYEEAQRLLPKSSLILHEEGWVYIYKLRDGSITRPYCGGLDSRLIIEKGLRTPTVVSRPPKHLDSAVDQLVNAVYIFSQERTGAVGLYGIDVVLSPFIRRDSLDYKSAKQNIQRFVYNLNYPLKSGQSPFSNVVFAVSNRFYMNQPIPASDQKFRLSAPETYESFLDEAKLVVKAFAEVFAEGDAVHQPFTFPIPTTIMNRDMEKILDGDPELWRAYWTMIAKTGQMYFLNGYNTRAEDIFSFCCRLLSDMGRVREVLHQAKGVWDMPPSVGSVNVVVINLPRLAMIARTSDDSKMFDKLDQLLEISRATLMWFRARYQKLFAMGMYPMTREYIDPVDPFKFYYNTIGVIGMAEYVSIMLGDPFFWFNAQPSNIPKIVKLYSDILSYINKRLSEFEEEDNVLYNVEEVPGETLGVKLAWKDIEFAKNLDTSEDLSAYIPVGEIDGRKAPFYTNQLTPPYTTLHLRWQLEIESKCQKLFTGGVIKHIFVDRELPPEAVAKFVTRTLRDTDIVYMSITPTVAVCPYCGYRTVGRASKCPSCGKPLDMWSRIVGYYRPVKAWNSGRVAEFNVRRDMSREIIEMI from the coding sequence GTGTCTAGGCAGTCTCTAATAGAGGAGTATTTGAATGGTTCGGAGTGGGCTGTTAGGGACAACGCCAATGTTCCGATATCTATATCTGGTTTGATGGCTCATGTACTGGGCTCGGCAATCTATGAGGAGGCTCAGAGGCTTCTTCCAAAATCATCTTTGATTCTGCATGAAGAGGGCTGGGTATATATTTACAAGCTTAGAGATGGTTCAATCACAAGGCCTTATTGTGGAGGACTTGATTCTAGGCTAATAATTGAAAAGGGTCTTAGAACGCCCACCGTCGTCTCTAGGCCGCCTAAGCATCTTGATTCTGCTGTTGACCAGCTTGTGAATGCTGTTTATATCTTTAGCCAGGAGAGGACAGGTGCTGTTGGTCTCTACGGCATAGATGTTGTGTTATCACCATTCATAAGAAGAGACAGCTTAGACTACAAATCAGCAAAGCAGAATATTCAGAGATTTGTCTACAACTTGAACTATCCTCTTAAGAGTGGTCAGAGTCCATTCTCAAACGTTGTCTTCGCTGTTAGCAACAGGTTCTACATGAACCAGCCAATTCCTGCATCTGATCAAAAATTCAGGCTATCCGCTCCAGAAACCTATGAGAGCTTTTTGGACGAGGCTAAGCTGGTTGTAAAGGCCTTTGCAGAGGTTTTTGCTGAGGGCGATGCTGTTCACCAGCCATTTACATTCCCGATACCGACAACCATTATGAACAGAGATATGGAGAAAATTCTCGATGGTGACCCAGAGCTCTGGAGAGCATACTGGACAATGATTGCGAAAACAGGTCAGATGTACTTCCTAAACGGCTATAACACTAGGGCTGAGGACATATTTAGCTTCTGCTGCAGGCTTCTATCAGACATGGGTAGGGTTAGAGAGGTTTTGCATCAAGCAAAAGGTGTTTGGGACATGCCACCATCTGTAGGCTCTGTAAACGTTGTCGTCATCAACCTCCCTAGACTTGCAATGATTGCAAGGACATCCGACGACTCTAAAATGTTTGACAAGCTCGACCAGCTCCTAGAAATCTCTAGGGCAACCCTCATGTGGTTTAGGGCAAGGTATCAAAAGCTCTTTGCGATGGGTATGTACCCAATGACGAGAGAGTACATAGATCCTGTAGACCCATTCAAATTCTACTACAACACCATAGGAGTCATTGGAATGGCTGAATACGTCTCTATAATGCTTGGAGACCCGTTCTTCTGGTTCAATGCACAGCCAAGCAACATACCGAAGATAGTGAAGCTTTACAGCGACATTCTAAGCTACATCAACAAGAGGCTCTCAGAGTTTGAGGAAGAGGACAACGTCCTCTACAACGTCGAGGAGGTTCCAGGGGAGACGCTTGGTGTCAAACTTGCATGGAAAGACATAGAATTTGCAAAGAATCTGGACACATCAGAAGACCTATCGGCATACATACCAGTTGGTGAAATAGATGGAAGAAAAGCACCATTCTACACAAACCAGCTAACACCACCATACACAACACTCCATCTGAGATGGCAACTAGAGATAGAGTCCAAATGCCAAAAGCTATTCACAGGTGGTGTAATAAAGCACATATTCGTGGATAGAGAGCTACCGCCAGAAGCAGTGGCAAAGTTTGTGACTAGAACACTCAGAGACACGGACATAGTATACATGTCTATAACACCAACAGTTGCTGTCTGCCCATACTGCGGCTACAGAACAGTTGGAAGAGCATCTAAATGCCCAAGCTGTGGAAAGCCACTAGACATGTGGAGCAGAATAGTGGGGTACTACAGACCTGTGAAAGCATGGAACAGCGGAAGAGTAGCAGAGTTCAATGTGAGAAGAGATATGTCTAGAGAAATCATTGAGATGATCTAA